The Antechinus flavipes isolate AdamAnt ecotype Samford, QLD, Australia chromosome 5, AdamAnt_v2, whole genome shotgun sequence DNA segment gaaaggaggggaaaatagttGATGAATATAACTATGAGTCATTAAgttgaatttttctttccaacATAACATTTATCCAGGTTTGTGTTAGTACATTGTCACATTGAATCTGTAACATAATATCAACTTGGCAACATTTGTTATATTTCTGAAATAAAGTTTTCTGAAGACATATTTCAATTCATATTAGTATTTCACTCTTGGGAgcatctatctatatatgcatgtgtatgaataggtgggcagctaggtggtgcagtggatagaatatcaggcctggaatcaagaagacaagttcaaaaCTGGCTTTAtaaacttattagttgtgtgaatctgggcaaatcacttaatactgCTTGACtcagtttttcatttaaaaaacattgttGAAGGAATAAAACTCTAAATAAGGTCATGAACAGTTGAACCTgacagaaatgattgaataacaatttAACACAATTATTTGTGTGAATATATGCATGCAtccatatatataatctatttggGAGGGAAGATAGGggaactaaaatttttaaaaaagcaaagtatatgaacaaaatgatttttaaaattttatatcaataaaatcagatttaagtaattggagaaatattacaTGGGTAGGCAAAGCCAATATAATTGGGATgacaattttacttaaaaaaaaaaaaagcaataataggAATTTCAGGCAAAGACAGTGATGTGAAAGATTCTAGTCAAGGCCAGTTCCCTGAGAAAATACATCAGGAAAATGAAATGCCATATGAATCAAAGGTTTAATCAAAAAAGCCATCTCATCCAAGAGTACCTCAGAAGGATCAAAATTATTAGACATTTCTGTAGGAAATAGGTCTGGAAATCAGAGAAATCTCATGATTGAGCCAGCAGTCAGGAATTGGACCCAAAGCCAGCATCACTTTAAGGATGACATAGGAGACAAAGGTTGAAGCTGGAGTAGAATCTGAGATCTGAGCCTCAGATGGGGGTCTCATCCCCATGATTACATAACTATAGGATCAGTACCTAGCTTCTCTAATTAAAAGTACAAAAGAGTAGGAACATCTGGAACTAAAAGGGAGAAGAATCTAGCCTCAATAAATATGTATCTAACCCTAGAATAACATTAGGTGGCCAGGTCCTAGGTTTAGCCATCCCATCGAAAAGCATAGGACAGTAAGGTGGGATAGAGCCCAGCCCTGGCTAAAGACCCAATTCAGGAAATGAAGCTGAAGACATAAGTCAACAGAAAAACATTCTCTAATACACAAATACAACACAATACAACAATAATACAACAAGAGAATCCAAAGATAAAATTCTAGAAGAAACTGATTCCACAAAAATACGAGAACTCCAAAGAATGGATTGGTTTTTAAGAAATCCCAgaacaaatggaagaaataaaggaagaactaaagaatttacaacacaaaaaaggaaacCTCACTCAATGAGTGAACACAATGAAAAACAGAATGGAGCAAATAGAACTAATAAATTCTTCGTTGTCTTCAATAACATAATGAAAAAGATTAGTATaaagaaagaaggttaaaaaaaagcaaCCCTGGAAAACATgataaggagagagaatttaagaaccATCAGATTTCCTGAAAAAccacaactaaacaaaaaaacctggatatatttcaagaattcatttttaaaaaatagaatgcttaaagattttacaaagtaaaaacagaatccacccatcatctcctgaaagaaattatCAATTGAACACACTCAGAAATGTCATAGGAGACATTCAGAACTTCTACACAGAAGATAAACAGAAAACTAGAAATGTGAATGCATTTGAATAATTTGAAGCAGTGATGTATGTTCTCTTTTTCCCTGTTTTGATGTCATCTATGTTACAAGCATGGGTGACTTAAAGGATGATGGTGTCTgcaatagaaatagggaagttggaTTAGGGTTTTGGTAAGGGGGAAATGAATTTTGGATGTGTTGAGTTTAATATATCTATAGGATAGATAGCTTGAGATATCCAATAAGCAGTGAGAGGTTTCATCTTGCAAATTAGGGGAAaagttctaaataaatagatctgaAGGTCAACTAtattgagaagggaaagagaattcaTATCTCTGACCAAAGGgagaatttttaaacatttcatgTTTGAATTTctgagaccccatttgggattttcttggcaaagatactggagtggtttgccatttccttttccagcttattttacaagtgaggcaAACAGTTTAAGCGACTtctccagtgtcacatagctactaagtatcttgaggcttgatttgaatttagatcctcctTAATTTGTTACTTTTTTGCCCTAGAAACAAAGGTGATCATTTTAActttataaaattgaaaacttttgTGCAGgcaaaattaattcatttagaaGAGTATTAGAATTAGTTTTATTCTTTATCAAGGATAATCAAGGGATTCAccttccatcccaagtctttcaACAGATTTCCCCTTTTGCTATCCccacttttcctttaaaaattttttttataagtggcattttttcctaattacatgtaaagatagttatcaacatttttataaaaatgagtttttttttaaatttttatttaataattactttatattgacagaatccatgccagggtaattttttttttttacaacattatcctttgcactcgtttctgttccaatttttttcccttccgtccctccaccccctcccctagatggcaagcagtcctttatatattggatatgttgcagtatatcctagatacaatgtatgtttgcagaacagaacagttctcttgttgcatagggagaattggattcagaaggtataaataacccgggaagaaaaacaaaaatgcagatagttcacattcgtttcccagtgttctttctttgggtgtagctgtaaaaatgagttttaaatttttctccctttccctccttcccccaagacatcaagcaatctgatataggttatacaatgTCTATCACTTATATTCCACAGGGTtctgtcctcttctcttccttccaccaAAAACTTTAATCAATTCCCACAAATTTCATTAATgtctttatgctgatgattcctTAACGATTCTGTCCCAGTCTTTTTGCTGACCTTCAGACTCACTTCTCTAACCACGTTTTAGACattttaattgatattatatgaaagtaatgagaTATTACTgagttgtaaaaaattacaaacatgaaaattggagaaaatttgTATGACCtgagacagaagcaaaacaatttaCATACTGACCACAATATTTTAggaataaattttgaaatattttagcaTTCTGCCctaatgcaatgaccaatcatgaGTTTGCAAATTTGGTGCtactatatatataacatactttACTGAATACAGACAAgttcattatttattgtaaagtcctttttttgttcttgttttgaaACATTTTGATTTCTGGATGAATtcacaacttttaaaaacaaaacttaaaaaaatttccatcacTTTTTTCAGTCCCATGTTCCCAATActatagtttttcttctttttaaacttATAAATTTTAGAAGACAAAGTATTTGGTTTTGTCTAGTGGACATCTGTACTGGGAAGTTCTACTATGTGGAAGTTTATAATTCCTTGCCTCCCATCACTAGTAGTATCTACCTCTTAAACTTTCACTAGTTTTCATTCCAATTGGTCCCTATCcatattaaaattattcttcaaacTATGAATTAGCCTCTTTACAATTCtctgaattttacttttttactcatttctaGTGAGATGACAAAACCCTTTCTCTAATCCAAACATATCTATTTTCATCTCCTTAGCAAAATCTTCCCTGAAATGTAACACTcagcatgtgtatatatatccttGTCATCTTGTCTGTTATTTAACTACTCCCAATTTGAATCTTACCTTGAGACCCTGGTGGTCTCATAGATTGGCATATATACAACTTCTAGTAGATGTGCTATCTTGAGATGTTTCCTTGTCTCTTCTCTAGATCTAAAATCGTTTTTCATACATGATGTGTACTTCACTTAGTTTAGTAGATATAATCCCCATATGGTGAAACTCTGGTAAGTTTAGAAATAGAAACAATCTCAAAAGaaatccattgctctttccactCAAGGGAATTATCCTCAACTGAAGGTCATCCTCTGCCCATCCTGCCTTATTGCATGATACTTCAAATTATCCTTTTTTGTGCGAGTTGTGTTCCCTGTAAACCTTTTCTATTTCTGGAAAGCATGAACTTAGGCAATCAATCAATATATTTAATAGGATCAGTTAGCTTTTAAGACATTGATAATTTACTTTCATTACTGTTTCCTGCTTATACCAACTGCAGAATGTTTGCTATACTCTATACttcaattaaatatttgaagtacCTACTCTGTAtatgagaggggaaaaggagTACACAGCTTAATTTGGAGCATTTGATGTGCTATCTCTAAAAAGCTCAGCACAGATCAAGGCCCTGTAACAGCAGTTGTGAATGTATAATTGCTTCTATGTTACCAGAACTTGCCTATAATAGGCATGATATATATTGCTCAAATCagtcacaaaatagaaacaaaataattcagtCACCTGAAATAAAAGTCTCACTTTTATTGACATTTAATGACCACAGAGGACATTTTCacagaacagaaaaaagacaGTAAAGAAAAACATACAAATTAATATTCTTCACCTTCATCATCTCCCTCAGCACTATCTGCTCCAACCTCCTCATAATCTTTCTCCAGGGCAGCCATATCCTCCCGTGCCTCAGAGAATTCTCCTTCCTCCATGCCTTCCCCTACATACCAGTGCACGAAGGCACGCTTGGCATACATCAGATCGAATTTGTGGTCCAGGCGAGCCCAGGCCTCAGCAACAGCTGTGGTGTTGCTCAACATGCACACGGCCCGCTGTACCTTGGCCAGGTCACCTCCAGGAACCACAGTGGGAGGCTGGTAATTGATGCCAACCTTGAAGCCAGTTGGACACCAATCCACAAACTGGATGCTACGCTTTGTCTTGATGGTGGCAATAGCAGCATTGACATCTTTGGGAACCACATCACCACGGTAGAGCAGGCAGCAAGCCATGTATTTACCGTGGCGAGGGTCACATTTCACCATCTGGTTGGCAGGCTCAAAGCAAGCATTGGTGATCTCTGCTACAGTCAGCTGCTCATGGTAAGCTTTCTCAGCAGAGATGACTGGGGCATATGTGGCCAGAGGGAAATGGATACGGGGATAGGGCACCAGGTTGGTCTGAAATTCTGTCAGATCAACATTCAGGGCACCATCAAATCGGAGAGAGGCAGTGATGGAGGACACAATTTGGCTAATAAGGCGATTCAGATTAGTGTAGGTTGGGCGTTCAATGTCAAGGTTTCTGCGGCAGATATCATAGATAGCCTCATTGTCTACCATGAAGGCACAATCAGAGTGCTCCAGGGTAGTGTGAGTGGTCAGAATGGAGTTGTAGGGCTCAACTACAGCTGTGGAAACCTGAGGGGCTGGATAGATGGAGAATTCCAGCTTGGACTTCTTGCCATAATCAACAGACAGACGTTCCATCAGCAGAGAGGTGAAACCAGAACCAGTCCCACCGCCAAAGCTGTGGAAAACCAAGAAGCCTTGAAGACCTGTGCACTGATCAGCCTGTAAAACAGGAAAAACAACACAACTCTAAATGTTCAACCTATTTCATGGAAGCCTGATCCAATCAATTCTAAAATCAttccaaaaaaattctaaaaaatctaATCTATGGATTAATTATCAAATCATATCCaactttgatatttattttgaaacatCTGATTATTTTTGCATACAAGCTTCCAGCCACATTTCAGAGCAATTATGCTTCACAAATTGCCGATTTCTCAAATAGTTCTATATAGACAGTCTAGAGGAGCTTCATTTGATAGAATACTGTCTTATATATCCAAAAGACAAGGAGTCTCTTTACCTATGTTCTAATCTACTATCCTAGTGTAGCCACACAGGGatgctatataaaataaagacactGGCTTTCTAGATCACAGCTTTACATATCCCTATATTTGTGTCTTAATTGTTGAGGGCTTGCAGTTTACTTAGCTTGCAGTAAACAGGAGAAACACTAATTTATCTCTGCTGGATTAAAACCataactttttctctctctctacatatataggAGGCCAATCTTGACCTGATATGATCATTATATTAAATTGTACTTCATGGTCAATAAGCTAAATGGAGGCTGGAGTATGCAGCAAGGATAAGCTGTTAGAACAGTAGGATAGTGTCCTATAATGTGATTTTCAGACATTGGGAGAGAGGACCCCCAGCCTTATTAGCAATTATGCAGAACAAAACATAAggcttccaggggtcctcaaactttttaactagggggccaattcactgtccttcagactgttggagggccagactatagtaaaaacaaaaactttgttttgtgggcctttaaataaagaaactttatagccctgggtgaggggataatagtcctcagctgctgcatctggcccgcaggccgtagtttgaggacccctgtatacAACTGTTTATAAAGTCCTCTGAAGTTTCTGTAATGGTCACTTCTTTCTGGAGCTACCCAATATCACTGCTTTAAGTGTTTACAATGGCAACAgacattttccaaatgattaaATGCTAATGTCTCTACTTTAACATTATTCATGACTCATAAATTTTAATATCAGTGTTGGTATAATCAATTATATCCTAGTGACTATTACACTGTTCAGTTTTTAACCCTACCTccccactattttttttttgttaaaaacatgctatattcactCTAATTAAGATGGTACATTAATAgaattttcaatttatattcaagGTTCCCTGAATTAGAACATGACTGTATACAAGTATCACCTTACTATTGCTATGACATCACCCTACTACTAAAATGACTCACAAGCTTCCGAATCCTGTCCAGAACCATGTCAATTATTTCCTTGCCAATAGTATAGTGTCCACGAGCATAATTATTGGCAGCATCTTCCTTGCCAGTGATCAGCTGCTCAGGGTGGAAGAGCTGGCGGTAGGTTCCAGTTCGAACTTCAtctggaagatttaaaaaaaaaaaaaaaaaaaaaagcaggttaGCTGTAACAATATGTTAACTCCTACAAACCagtgatatatttttaaagtctttaggAATGGTCGCTTTCGCCTGTATATTTACAAATACAAATCAAACTCACCAATAACAGTTGGCTCCAGGTCTACAAACACAGCACGGGGAACATGCTTGCCAGCCCCAGTTTCACTGAAGAAGGTGTTGAAAGAGTCATCCCCACCCCCAATGGTCTTGTCACTTGGCATCTGCCCATCAGGCTGGATACCATGTTCCAGGCAGTATAGTTCCCAACAGGCATTACCAATCTGGACACCGGCTTGGCCAACGTGGATAGAGATGCACTCACGCTGTGGAAAACCAAGAATATTAATTCACCAGTTGAGACAGATAATGCATTTATATCTATGAGTAATAAATTAAGTCACCACACAACTATTCCACAGGCTATATACCTCCTTACCTGAAGTTCAAGCACACAACAAATTGAATTGAGAGAAAATTCTTTGGGGAAGTAAATGAGAATTCATTGACTTAAAAAGCTGGAGACAGACACAAGTTGAACCAAAGTCAGAAACCTGTCTGCCAGTTTAGGACTGCATATCCCCAGGgctctattaaaaatgatttcctTCCAATTCTAGGGAAATGTTTAAAGGCCAATTCCTTAAACACTTAAAATTCCTTAACCAAAAAACCCTTCCCCTTTCAGTTCTTAttcatattgtgtgtgtgtgttcgatTGTGTAACATCTGTTGAGATCATTCTAGCCTACTTTAATGCTATTCTTTAAACCCCAGAGCTTCTCTCCCCTCCTGTAAAAACCAGCTTAAACCAGCAAGCTACAATCACATGACTCAAAGAAAATGCCAGATAAGCAGAGActagcaatattttaaaatctggtcagaggcagcttttttttttttttttttttttaaccttgtagAAGACTTCAATCTATAGTCCCTGTAGCATTTACTTTGGCCCTGCAATTCATGGAAAGAATTTTGCTTTCCTGTTTCGAATAGAAATATCTACTTTGCTCTCTCCCAAATATCTCTTTatggcaggcaggcaggcaggcttTGGCCTTCATTGGGCAGTGATGATATATCATTAAGTTcctcagaaaaataaacatttctagcTCActgaaaaaattcttttgaaagtaTTTAGGAaacatttccttttacagatttACAAATAGTGTTGTAGAATCTTAATATCTAATTAAGGACCTGGCTCTATCTTTTCCAAACTCCATCATACAAAAAAGATTCtcctttcatgtttttctaatgtAAGATTCAAAattcttaactgaaaaaaaaaaaccccaatccTGAATTCTAAGTTATTACACTAAGTTATTACAAAGTAAGTACCCTAACTTCTGTGTAGGGGACTTAATCTAATCATTTGTAACCTTTATTTTATGATCGTTCCTTCCCAGGTAGCAATCtaaaattattcataaaacaATTATGGTCATCTGACCATGTCAAGGTCCAAATTACCTGTAGCCACTTGCCCAGCGGTAGGCGAGGTGACCATTTGTTTTAATGAGCCCATAATTATTTACTGATTCATCATGGTAACTCAATTAGactttggaaaaatcatataGCTCATACAATgctagagaaggaagagatctAAGACAAATGAGAACATTAACTAGGCAAGAAAACTAAGGATCATAGAATGTATACATTCTTAATGCAGACAGTATAAGCAACCCTTTCAGTTTCACTTATGATGTAAATGATTCATCCCATACCATTACTAGTTAATTGTAGGACCTAGGCTAGAATCTAGCCTCGGTTCATAAATAATTATGTTTTTCTGGCAGGCCTTTACTTACTTACTTCTTTTTTAAGTCTATCTGCTATCTGATCTCATAATCACAAACTTTGTGATGATTCCCCACCTCTGAATTAAGTATTACTcagaataaattataaatcatGATAAAGTCAGTCTCCTTGGGGAAATTTATTCACACTGTCCATTTAGTTGCTAAACTCCTGGGAAAGGAGGCAAAACTAAAGAGACTCACCTTTCTAGACTACATGGGGGAAGGGCGATTGGTTAGTAAAAGTCAGATCACCTGATAAAGCCTAATCTCTACTAGTAAGAA contains these protein-coding regions:
- the TUBA1C gene encoding tubulin alpha-1C chain, translated to MRECISIHVGQAGVQIGNACWELYCLEHGIQPDGQMPSDKTIGGGDDSFNTFFSETGAGKHVPRAVFVDLEPTVIDEVRTGTYRQLFHPEQLITGKEDAANNYARGHYTIGKEIIDMVLDRIRKLADQCTGLQGFLVFHSFGGGTGSGFTSLLMERLSVDYGKKSKLEFSIYPAPQVSTAVVEPYNSILTTHTTLEHSDCAFMVDNEAIYDICRRNLDIERPTYTNLNRLISQIVSSITASLRFDGALNVDLTEFQTNLVPYPRIHFPLATYAPVISAEKAYHEQLTVAEITNACFEPANQMVKCDPRHGKYMACCLLYRGDVVPKDVNAAIATIKTKRSIQFVDWCPTGFKVGINYQPPTVVPGGDLAKVQRAVCMLSNTTAVAEAWARLDHKFDLMYAKRAFVHWYVGEGMEEGEFSEAREDMAALEKDYEEVGADSAEGDDEGEEY